A window from Chitinophaga filiformis encodes these proteins:
- a CDS encoding carboxymuconolactone decarboxylase family protein yields the protein MSRLMATDPDQATGMTKELFDLVKGRMGMVPNIMSMLANSPAALSAYLGFNAGLRHASIGSELCELIALTVSGENKSAYCISLHSFIGTAMGMDERALKEAQYGVSSDPEINTVLHFVKEVLRSQGAVSDAALQKVKAAGYTEGQIVEIMAQISLSIFTNYVNIVASTDIDYPIRTCATGK from the coding sequence ATGTCACGACTAATGGCAACAGACCCGGATCAGGCCACCGGCATGACGAAGGAGCTTTTTGACCTGGTAAAAGGCAGGATGGGAATGGTTCCCAACATCATGAGCATGTTAGCCAATTCACCGGCGGCGCTTAGTGCTTATCTCGGATTCAATGCCGGCTTACGTCATGCATCCATTGGCAGCGAACTCTGTGAACTGATCGCACTTACCGTGTCCGGCGAGAACAAAAGCGCTTATTGCATTTCCCTGCACAGCTTTATCGGCACAGCAATGGGTATGGATGAACGGGCATTGAAAGAAGCCCAGTATGGAGTGTCTTCTGATCCGGAGATCAACACGGTGCTGCACTTCGTTAAAGAAGTGCTCCGCAGCCAGGGCGCGGTTTCGGATGCCGCGCTTCAGAAAGTAAAAGCCGCGGGATACACCGAAGGCCAGATCGTGGAAATCATGGCGCAAATATCATTGAGCATATTCACCAACTATGTGAACATCGTTGCGTCAACGGATATTGACTATCCTATCCGGACCTGTGCAACAGGAAAATGA
- a CDS encoding type I glyceraldehyde-3-phosphate dehydrogenase: MKKIAINGFGRIGRAALKIIMETPDLQVVAVNDLMSIENAAYLLKYDSNYGKYQQDVSIEGDTILVGRHPVKYSSIKDIGSLPWAAVQADVVIESTGIFTNMSAAEKHLAAGAKFVVISGPTKDTPTVVHGVNTEDGKVSVFSCASCTTNNISPVIEILGRRLGIKKAVLNTTHGYTASQTLIDAPSKREPRMGRAAGINLAPAATGAAIATTKALPQYAGKFDGIAVRVPVPVGSISDITFIAERATSVEEINQILIEESRSARYEKVLAVTDEPLVSTDIIGSAFAATVDLEMTRVVDGDLVKVMAWYDNEWGFTNQMIRQIQSI; encoded by the coding sequence ATGAAAAAGATAGCAATCAATGGATTTGGACGTATCGGACGGGCAGCATTAAAAATTATCATGGAAACGCCAGACCTGCAGGTTGTGGCCGTTAATGACCTGATGAGTATCGAAAACGCGGCTTACCTGCTTAAATATGACAGCAATTACGGAAAGTATCAGCAGGATGTCAGCATTGAAGGCGATACGATCCTGGTAGGCAGACATCCTGTAAAATATTCCAGTATCAAAGATATTGGCAGCCTGCCCTGGGCTGCTGTACAGGCAGATGTAGTAATTGAAAGTACCGGCATCTTTACCAATATGAGTGCTGCCGAAAAACACCTGGCTGCAGGGGCGAAATTTGTGGTCATTTCCGGTCCCACCAAAGACACTCCCACTGTGGTGCATGGCGTAAATACAGAAGACGGTAAAGTATCGGTTTTCTCCTGTGCAAGTTGTACAACCAACAATATCAGTCCCGTGATCGAAATACTTGGCCGCAGGCTTGGCATAAAAAAAGCAGTCCTTAATACCACCCATGGATATACCGCCTCCCAGACCCTTATTGATGCACCATCCAAACGGGAACCCCGCATGGGAAGGGCGGCCGGCATAAACCTGGCGCCGGCAGCAACAGGAGCTGCCATAGCGACTACAAAAGCACTGCCTCAATATGCAGGAAAATTTGACGGAATTGCAGTCAGGGTACCTGTACCTGTCGGCTCTATATCAGACATCACCTTCATTGCAGAAAGAGCTACCTCCGTGGAAGAGATCAACCAAATCCTGATCGAGGAATCCAGATCTGCACGCTACGAAAAAGTACTTGCCGTAACCGACGAACCACTTGTGTCTACAGATATCATCGGCAGTGCCTTCGCCGCAACGGTCGACCTGGAAATGACGCGGGTAGTTGACGGAGACCTGGTAAAGGTAATGGCCTGGTATGACAACGAATGGGGCTTCACCAATCAGATGATCAGGCAGATCCAGTCTATTTAG
- a CDS encoding pyridoxamine 5'-phosphate oxidase family protein gives MNYSKFAFTDAIKTIQKRLGSRGAYERVENMSYVDGLTPVEEEFIGQLDSFYMASFGENEYPYIQHRGGPKGFIKVIDNETIGIVDFSGNRQYISVGNISKNPKVSLILLSYPLRARLKIYAEAEIVEIQDNPALFDLLKPEDYKYRPERMMIFHIKAYDWNCPQHITPRFTEAEIAELISSRDRQIQQLEQQVTDLKKKLEAK, from the coding sequence ATGAACTATTCAAAGTTCGCTTTTACAGACGCCATCAAAACCATTCAGAAACGATTGGGCAGCAGGGGTGCTTATGAGCGGGTAGAAAATATGAGCTATGTAGATGGATTAACACCGGTTGAAGAGGAATTCATCGGGCAGTTGGACAGTTTCTATATGGCATCTTTCGGGGAGAACGAATATCCTTACATCCAACATCGCGGCGGACCCAAAGGCTTTATTAAAGTGATAGACAATGAAACTATCGGTATCGTCGACTTCAGTGGCAACCGCCAGTATATCTCTGTAGGCAACATCTCGAAAAACCCGAAGGTTTCCCTTATCCTCTTATCATATCCGTTGCGGGCAAGATTGAAGATCTATGCAGAAGCGGAAATTGTGGAAATACAGGACAACCCTGCTCTCTTCGATCTGCTGAAACCGGAGGATTACAAATACAGGCCAGAGCGAATGATGATCTTCCACATCAAAGCTTATGACTGGAACTGCCCCCAGCACATAACACCCAGGTTCACTGAAGCGGAAATAGCCGAGCTAATATCTTCCAGGGACAGGCAGATACAACAGTTGGAGCAGCAGGTAACAGACCTGAAAAAAAAGCTGGAAGCTAAGTAA
- a CDS encoding outer membrane beta-barrel family protein has translation MHAQSSVDGIVTDSVSGNAIPYCTVKLMRPPAGMVLNTQTDKDGKFVFTNINKGRYSVEISYVSYTPYSTAEFEVSGEGVLHLPHIRMAEARKNLQEVTINAIRKVMDIKPDKTTLNVAGSAILSGSAASELLQQIPGVSVNEKGQVRLNGKSGVTVMIDGKNATLSGDQLYEYLQNMQGESISKVEVYAIPPAKYDAAGAAGLINIITKKSNQKGFNGTVTTGYNQGFFPNFMESVAVNYKRKKLNIYASYNYSNLRKSVDFVLDRAISGDQPVNIHEDTYFLPHFRNHTAKLGIDYDITKKDFISLNAYYNSFSKIRSIHDTSTASSSRPGIDSSYNTWTDNNKKLTNYAFTVNYLRNLSSSGHKIEFNYALSKFDNTDRRVNRNASYNNTDELIRPVQHVINNAPFNIYNHIGRIDYTLPLSNGMLLEAGTKGSWTRQRNYLRYDSLTNGHYENVESRNNDYRYKEDVLAGYINAKKDIKGLTVLLGLRVEHTSSASELLLKDIAYKYDYTDFFPSASLSKKINRHHLLNLSYSRRINRPSYQDLDPTLIYVGAYYYVTGNPLLKPDYTSAVNLTETFRDRYSLTLGYSRTSHPITGIHTIDSITHVDISTSINLDARNIISLTLLAPFDIASWWTVENSVGGYYDQFKANNYLGRSYNKEQFVYNISTIHTFTLPASYRFDVSFKYESPRIFGLEKLESLINLSVGAQKSLLNKKANIKLSVYNILNKLNYVHHYVYANVNGREANYLDLRQLRLSFTYNFGTSQMKGRKSSADVDNAESRIKDR, from the coding sequence TTGCATGCACAATCGAGTGTTGACGGGATTGTAACTGATAGTGTATCAGGTAACGCAATACCATATTGTACAGTTAAACTAATGAGGCCGCCTGCCGGCATGGTGCTTAATACGCAGACTGATAAGGATGGAAAGTTTGTATTTACCAATATCAACAAAGGAAGATATTCAGTTGAGATATCTTATGTTAGCTACACTCCTTATTCCACGGCGGAATTTGAAGTGAGCGGAGAGGGCGTATTACATCTGCCGCATATAAGAATGGCGGAGGCCCGCAAAAATCTCCAGGAAGTCACCATCAATGCCATCCGGAAGGTAATGGACATAAAGCCGGACAAGACCACCCTCAACGTTGCGGGAAGCGCTATCCTGTCGGGAAGTGCAGCCAGCGAGCTATTGCAGCAGATACCCGGTGTTTCCGTCAATGAGAAAGGGCAGGTGAGATTAAATGGAAAGTCCGGTGTGACTGTGATGATAGACGGCAAGAACGCTACATTAAGTGGAGATCAGCTTTATGAATATCTTCAAAACATGCAGGGCGAATCCATTAGTAAAGTTGAAGTGTACGCCATTCCTCCCGCTAAATATGACGCAGCAGGAGCGGCCGGACTAATAAATATCATCACCAAAAAGAGTAACCAGAAAGGGTTTAACGGAACCGTTACCACCGGCTATAACCAGGGCTTTTTTCCAAATTTCATGGAGTCGGTAGCCGTCAATTACAAAAGAAAGAAGCTTAATATTTATGCTTCGTACAATTACAGTAACCTGCGCAAATCCGTGGATTTTGTGCTGGATAGAGCTATAAGTGGAGATCAGCCTGTTAATATTCATGAGGATACCTATTTCCTGCCGCATTTCAGGAACCATACGGCGAAGCTGGGTATTGATTACGATATAACTAAAAAGGATTTCATAAGTTTAAATGCATATTATAATTCATTTAGCAAAATAAGGTCCATTCACGATACTTCCACTGCCAGCAGTAGTCGTCCCGGAATTGATTCCAGTTATAATACATGGACAGACAATAACAAGAAACTAACGAACTATGCGTTTACGGTAAATTATCTGAGGAACCTTAGTTCCTCTGGTCATAAAATTGAATTTAACTATGCGCTTTCAAAATTTGATAATACCGACAGGCGCGTTAACCGGAATGCATCTTATAATAATACAGATGAACTTATTCGCCCTGTGCAGCATGTTATCAACAACGCACCTTTTAATATCTACAACCATATTGGAAGGATAGACTATACCCTTCCTCTTAGTAATGGCATGCTGCTGGAAGCTGGTACAAAGGGCTCCTGGACCAGACAGCGGAACTACCTGCGTTATGATTCGCTGACGAACGGTCATTATGAGAATGTGGAATCGAGAAATAATGATTATCGGTATAAAGAAGATGTATTGGCAGGATATATCAATGCCAAGAAAGATATAAAGGGGCTCACTGTCTTATTAGGACTAAGAGTAGAGCATACCAGTTCTGCTTCTGAACTATTGCTGAAGGACATCGCTTATAAATATGATTATACTGATTTCTTTCCCAGTGCAAGCCTTTCAAAGAAAATAAACCGTCACCACCTGCTGAACCTGTCTTATAGCAGGCGCATTAACAGGCCATCTTACCAGGACCTTGATCCCACTTTAATCTATGTAGGCGCCTATTACTATGTGACGGGCAATCCATTACTTAAGCCGGATTATACCAGTGCTGTTAACCTCACAGAAACTTTTCGGGACAGGTACTCATTAACCCTCGGGTATAGCAGGACAAGTCATCCCATTACAGGTATACATACAATAGATAGTATCACCCACGTTGATATTTCCACTTCCATCAACCTTGATGCACGTAACATCATTTCGCTGACTTTGCTGGCTCCATTCGATATTGCCAGCTGGTGGACAGTTGAAAATAGTGTTGGAGGTTATTATGACCAGTTTAAAGCCAATAACTATTTAGGCCGGTCTTATAATAAAGAGCAGTTTGTATATAACATCAGTACCATACATACTTTTACCCTGCCGGCGTCCTACCGTTTTGATGTTTCATTTAAGTATGAATCTCCCCGCATATTCGGCCTGGAAAAGCTGGAATCATTGATCAATCTCAGTGTGGGCGCACAAAAATCGTTGCTTAATAAAAAAGCCAATATAAAGCTGAGTGTATACAACATCCTAAACAAATTGAACTATGTACATCATTATGTATATGCCAATGTAAACGGAAGAGAGGCTAACTATCTTGATCTTCGGCAATTACGTTTGTCTTTCACATACAATTTCGGGACTAGCCAGATGAAAGGAAGGAAAAGTAGTGCAGATGTCGATAATGCAGAAAGCAGGATCAAAGACAGATAG
- a CDS encoding non-ribosomal peptide synthetase, which produces MNQPHDAMKGLVSKTLAGRTGKDLLNLPTKIKQEITDAHTPFLAPRNETEKTLQSIWESLLKRDGFGVNDNFFTIGGGSLKAIQLLSRITSRFSIHIQLTDIFNYPTIALLAAHIDRQERVVAIQAPAPAPKTEKIPLSYSQERLWLIDQLEGNTVQYNIPMVFTLEGPLNVDALFYALRGIVQRHEVLRTAIIGRDGIASQEVKSAGEWQPEMTDHDLDDNTLHEFILSLINQPFDLAAGYMLRAHLVRRKPDLHVLVLVMHHIATDGWSSAILMNELTTLYEARINNIPDPLTPLAIQYADFAVWQRTYLESALPGKLQYWKERLQDVLPLQLPADYERPFRQSNRGALVRYQLDADLIPQLEILCANEGVTLFMAMLAAFKVLLYRYSGQGDICVGTPVANRGRAETESLIGFFVNTLALRSNLGEDPSFQELLQQVKTNTLEAYLHQEVPFEKVVDAVVKQRDASRNPLFQVMFAMQDNEQADISGRDFGGLRLQAQKRITTTAKFDLTFYVNRNEDGLQITAEYCTDLYTEPTISRMLGQYSNLLRSAVGEPVQKIGAMQMLDSEELQQLLVAFNNTKMPYPADKTMIALFEEQALKTPEHVAIIFGQAQLTYKELNQRATQLARHLQAKGVSKGDLIPVCLEKGLDMIVSILGIQKAGAAYVPVDPSLPQDRISYMLQNAAARLIVTNAACKGKLSLQEEISMIELDTAWSFIATAVEDDLVNTLAPDDVIHIIFTSGSTGKPKGVMITHRNMVNCIAYMVRTLAFEATSTMLSFSTFSFDIFYLELYMPLTSGGTVVMVEREAVLDGFRLSKEIEAHRPTHLQCTPGLWQLLLNSGWQYSGGLKMITGGDTLNESVMQALLQHGELFNAYGPTETTIYSTMAPMEVTTPVHIGPPMDNTDIYIVDRNGQLCPIGVTGEIWIGGIGVAKGYLGQPVLTAEKFIKDPFSSDPHSRIYKSGDMGKWKANGEIISQGRRDDMVKVRGYRIELGEIIHVLLSCSLVKQATVVVKTDASNNNRLVAYIVPEDAWQKDEILTYLGSKLPAYMVPSTLVCMEQLALNSNGKVDKKKLPDPDDDAATRANTYVAPRNRIEEDFIEIWKELLGTGALGIEDNFFEVGGDSIITIQVVNKARNKGYILQPGDLFIYQTISQLAAVVAGRTNKINAGEQGILTGSCGLLPVQQWYLESHPLHVSHYNQSVLLEIDKGIDELQLKSAFRQLMEQHDALRFSFHQEGNNWIQEYGAISEVITRVDLQAAPVEEVKALIRKYGEEYQQRLDIAKGKLVNALLIQTPAALSRNRLLIIIHHLAVDGVSWRILLEDLEKIFNQLPLQEKSASCREWRGVLERYAASKGLLSQELYWQKIQQQYVPLSSDKPCNVQVRMMDIARHAVMLDNDRTRQLLKEVPKVYHTEINDVLLAALAATLCRWTGRQQVIIGLEGHGREVLEPAIDISRTVGWFTSLYPVLLETPLQIKEGELLKSVKEQLRRLPNKGIGYGVLKYINRDPKLQQPCWDIIFNYLGQLDNMAGHSKWLSDAAEYAGANISPENPAGALLTINSMVQGGMLCINWSYSTLHFNAETIEQLARDYQQRLGDIISHCIAQSHNGVVYTPSDYGIGDEISYEELDEFLRKKQQGLDDILSF; this is translated from the coding sequence ATGAATCAGCCGCATGACGCTATGAAAGGGCTGGTGAGTAAAACCCTGGCAGGAAGGACCGGAAAGGACCTGCTAAATCTACCCACCAAAATAAAACAGGAAATAACGGATGCACATACTCCGTTCCTGGCGCCACGTAATGAAACGGAAAAGACACTGCAAAGTATCTGGGAGAGCCTGCTGAAAAGGGATGGATTTGGCGTGAACGATAATTTTTTCACGATAGGAGGGGGGAGCCTGAAAGCTATTCAGCTGTTATCCAGGATCACCAGCCGTTTTTCCATTCATATCCAGCTGACGGATATTTTCAATTATCCTACTATTGCCCTGCTGGCTGCACATATAGATCGACAGGAACGGGTGGTGGCTATTCAGGCGCCGGCTCCGGCTCCAAAAACAGAGAAGATACCACTTTCCTACAGTCAGGAACGATTATGGTTGATCGATCAGCTGGAAGGTAATACCGTACAATATAATATACCTATGGTGTTTACGTTGGAAGGCCCTCTGAATGTAGACGCATTGTTTTATGCCCTCAGGGGTATTGTGCAGCGACATGAGGTGCTTAGAACGGCAATTATAGGAAGAGATGGCATCGCCAGCCAGGAGGTTAAGAGTGCAGGCGAATGGCAACCTGAAATGACGGACCATGATCTTGATGATAATACCCTGCATGAATTTATCCTTTCTTTAATAAACCAGCCATTTGACCTGGCTGCAGGGTATATGTTGCGGGCACATTTGGTGCGGAGAAAGCCGGATTTACACGTGCTGGTGCTTGTGATGCATCATATTGCCACAGATGGATGGTCGTCGGCTATACTGATGAATGAACTGACAACATTGTACGAGGCCCGTATAAACAATATCCCAGACCCCTTAACACCATTGGCCATACAGTATGCAGATTTCGCTGTCTGGCAACGTACTTACCTTGAAAGCGCTCTTCCTGGTAAACTGCAATATTGGAAAGAAAGGTTACAGGATGTACTCCCCCTGCAATTACCGGCTGATTATGAACGACCGTTCCGGCAAAGCAACCGTGGAGCATTGGTCAGATACCAGCTGGACGCAGATCTTATCCCTCAGCTGGAAATACTGTGTGCCAATGAAGGCGTTACGTTGTTTATGGCGATGCTGGCCGCTTTTAAGGTATTGCTTTACCGGTACAGTGGCCAGGGCGATATCTGTGTAGGTACTCCTGTTGCCAACAGGGGGCGTGCAGAAACTGAGAGCCTGATTGGATTTTTTGTCAATACCCTTGCGCTGAGAAGCAATTTAGGTGAAGACCCTTCTTTTCAGGAATTATTGCAGCAGGTGAAAACCAATACGCTGGAGGCATACTTACATCAGGAGGTACCATTTGAAAAAGTAGTTGATGCAGTCGTGAAGCAAAGGGATGCCTCACGTAACCCTTTATTCCAGGTAATGTTCGCCATGCAGGATAATGAGCAGGCAGACATTAGTGGCCGCGATTTTGGCGGACTACGCCTGCAGGCTCAAAAAAGGATCACCACTACTGCTAAGTTTGATCTTACCTTTTATGTGAACAGGAATGAAGACGGATTACAGATAACTGCTGAATACTGTACAGACCTTTACACTGAACCTACCATCTCCAGGATGCTGGGGCAATATTCAAACCTGCTCAGATCAGCGGTAGGTGAGCCGGTACAGAAAATAGGGGCCATGCAGATGCTGGATAGTGAAGAGTTGCAACAGTTGCTGGTCGCTTTCAACAATACTAAGATGCCATATCCGGCAGATAAAACGATGATCGCCCTTTTTGAAGAGCAGGCATTAAAGACACCGGAACATGTGGCCATCATATTCGGGCAGGCACAGCTCACATACAAAGAACTTAATCAGCGTGCCACCCAGCTGGCCCGTCATTTACAGGCGAAGGGCGTCAGTAAAGGAGATTTGATACCTGTATGCCTGGAGAAGGGCCTGGACATGATCGTTAGCATACTGGGGATACAAAAGGCAGGCGCCGCGTATGTACCGGTAGATCCATCATTGCCCCAGGACAGGATCTCTTATATGCTTCAGAATGCAGCAGCCAGGCTCATTGTTACCAATGCCGCATGCAAGGGGAAATTGTCCCTTCAGGAAGAGATCAGTATGATAGAGCTGGATACGGCATGGTCTTTCATTGCAACAGCAGTTGAAGATGACCTGGTAAATACCCTGGCGCCGGATGATGTGATACATATCATATTTACCTCCGGCTCTACAGGAAAACCTAAGGGTGTTATGATCACACATCGCAATATGGTCAATTGTATTGCATATATGGTCAGGACCCTGGCGTTTGAAGCGACATCCACGATGCTATCCTTCAGTACTTTTAGTTTCGATATTTTTTACCTCGAATTATATATGCCGCTTACAAGCGGCGGAACAGTGGTGATGGTAGAGCGGGAAGCTGTTCTTGATGGTTTCCGGCTATCAAAGGAAATCGAAGCGCACCGACCCACCCATTTGCAGTGTACACCCGGTTTGTGGCAGTTGTTGCTGAATAGCGGATGGCAATATTCGGGCGGCCTTAAAATGATAACAGGCGGAGATACCTTGAACGAATCAGTCATGCAGGCATTATTGCAGCATGGTGAATTGTTTAATGCATATGGTCCTACAGAGACAACCATCTATTCCACAATGGCGCCGATGGAGGTAACAACCCCTGTGCATATTGGCCCGCCGATGGACAATACGGATATTTATATTGTAGACCGCAACGGTCAGTTATGCCCTATCGGTGTAACAGGCGAGATCTGGATAGGGGGCATTGGCGTAGCAAAAGGGTATCTGGGTCAGCCGGTACTGACAGCAGAGAAATTCATAAAGGATCCTTTTTCATCCGATCCTCATTCCAGGATCTACAAAAGCGGTGATATGGGCAAATGGAAGGCCAATGGAGAAATTATTTCCCAGGGGCGTCGGGATGACATGGTGAAGGTCCGTGGGTACAGGATAGAGCTCGGTGAGATCATCCATGTACTGCTGTCCTGCAGCCTGGTAAAACAGGCAACGGTGGTCGTGAAGACAGATGCCTCAAATAATAACAGGTTGGTAGCCTACATCGTGCCGGAAGATGCATGGCAGAAAGATGAGATACTCACATACCTGGGGAGTAAACTGCCGGCATATATGGTGCCCTCTACGCTGGTATGTATGGAGCAACTGGCACTGAACTCCAACGGGAAGGTGGATAAGAAAAAGCTCCCTGATCCGGATGATGACGCTGCCACGAGAGCAAACACCTACGTAGCTCCCCGGAACAGGATCGAAGAAGATTTTATCGAGATATGGAAGGAGCTGCTCGGCACGGGGGCATTGGGAATAGAAGATAACTTTTTTGAAGTAGGGGGCGATTCCATTATTACCATACAGGTAGTGAACAAAGCAAGGAACAAAGGCTATATATTACAACCAGGCGACTTGTTTATCTACCAGACAATTTCCCAGCTGGCGGCTGTTGTAGCGGGACGTACCAATAAAATAAATGCGGGCGAGCAAGGTATACTGACCGGTTCATGCGGGTTACTGCCCGTTCAGCAGTGGTACCTGGAAAGCCATCCGCTTCATGTTTCTCATTATAACCAGAGCGTATTACTGGAAATTGATAAGGGCATTGACGAACTGCAGCTGAAAAGCGCATTCCGGCAACTGATGGAGCAGCACGATGCCCTGCGCTTTTCTTTCCATCAGGAAGGAAACAACTGGATCCAGGAATATGGCGCCATCAGTGAAGTGATTACAAGGGTGGATCTGCAGGCGGCGCCTGTAGAAGAAGTGAAGGCGCTAATCCGTAAATATGGAGAAGAATATCAGCAGCGCCTTGATATAGCAAAAGGTAAACTGGTAAATGCATTACTGATACAAACACCGGCGGCATTGTCGCGCAACCGGCTGCTTATCATTATTCACCATCTGGCAGTGGATGGCGTGTCCTGGCGTATTTTACTGGAAGACCTGGAAAAGATATTCAACCAGCTGCCTTTACAGGAAAAATCGGCCTCCTGCAGGGAGTGGCGCGGCGTACTTGAACGGTATGCTGCCAGCAAAGGTCTTTTATCGCAGGAGCTGTACTGGCAGAAGATACAGCAACAGTACGTGCCTTTGTCTTCAGATAAACCCTGTAATGTACAGGTACGCATGATGGATATAGCCCGTCATGCGGTAATGCTCGATAATGATCGCACCCGTCAGTTGTTGAAAGAGGTACCCAAAGTATACCACACAGAAATAAACGATGTACTGCTTGCTGCTTTGGCAGCCACTTTATGCAGGTGGACCGGTCGTCAGCAAGTGATCATTGGCCTCGAAGGCCACGGCAGGGAAGTGCTGGAGCCTGCTATAGATATCAGCCGTACAGTAGGATGGTTCACCAGTCTTTACCCCGTTCTCCTGGAAACACCCCTGCAGATCAAAGAAGGAGAACTGCTGAAAAGTGTGAAAGAACAATTACGCCGTTTGCCAAATAAAGGTATTGGTTATGGTGTACTGAAATACATTAACCGGGACCCTAAACTGCAACAGCCATGTTGGGATATCATTTTTAACTATCTCGGCCAGTTGGATAATATGGCCGGTCATAGCAAATGGCTGAGCGATGCAGCTGAATATGCAGGCGCTAATATAAGCCCCGAAAATCCTGCAGGAGCCCTTCTCACTATTAATAGTATGGTGCAGGGTGGAATGCTTTGCATCAACTGGAGTTACAGCACACTTCACTTTAACGCTGAAACAATAGAACAGTTAGCCCGCGACTACCAGCAAAGATTAGGTGATATTATTTCCCATTGCATAGCACAGTCACATAATGGAGTAGTATATACCCCTTCAGATTATGGAATAGGCGACGAGATCAGCTATGAAGAACTGGATGAATTCCTTAGGAAAAAGCAGCAAGGTCTGGACGACATTTTAAGCTTTTAA
- a CDS encoding carboxymuconolactone decarboxylase family protein, giving the protein MSRLTALDPEEATGKTKELFEILQREMGMIPNMMRVLGNSSATLNAYMCFNEGMSHSTLTSTLRELIALTVANANGCDYGNAAHSFVAGEIGLNAPTTDDARHGIHSDVKITAALRFAKEVLSKRGAVSDETIQHVKAAGYTQGEIIDIIAQIALSIFTNYIYVAAVTDIDFPKLAPIINNDSLNFK; this is encoded by the coding sequence ATGTCACGTTTAACCGCTTTAGATCCGGAGGAAGCCACCGGGAAGACAAAGGAACTTTTTGAGATCCTGCAACGAGAGATGGGAATGATCCCTAATATGATGAGGGTCTTGGGTAACTCGTCTGCGACTTTAAATGCGTATATGTGCTTTAATGAAGGCATGAGCCATTCCACATTGACCAGTACATTGCGCGAATTGATTGCCCTTACGGTGGCCAACGCGAACGGCTGTGACTACGGCAATGCCGCACACAGTTTTGTAGCAGGGGAAATCGGGTTGAACGCACCCACAACAGATGATGCGAGGCATGGCATCCATTCTGATGTAAAGATCACCGCTGCCCTGCGTTTTGCCAAAGAGGTGCTCAGCAAGCGTGGAGCCGTCTCCGACGAAACTATACAGCATGTGAAGGCCGCAGGTTATACCCAGGGTGAGATCATCGACATCATTGCACAGATAGCACTGAGCATCTTCACGAACTACATCTACGTAGCCGCAGTAACCGACATTGACTTTCCCAAACTTGCACCGATCATCAATAATGATTCACTCAATTTTAAATGA
- a CDS encoding MBL fold metallo-hydrolase, producing MANNSTQVQVTYLGGPTVIIEIGGLRLMTDPTLDPVGTKFVLSEKSTEEKLAGPAAFPEQPIDIVLLSHDQHFDNLDGKGRAFLKEAKLTITTKAGAGRLKDTGVSSLGLDPREYRTYDAPNGDRIKITATPARHGPAGITKMTGDVIGFHIAVSGSQAFELYVTGDTVYYNEIEKLGERIDPRYIFVFAGAARPRGPFNLTMGTNDVIDTAHAFPNATLIPLHSEGWSHYTENNNNLLEAFSILGIADRLQILEPGVVTALSPD from the coding sequence ATGGCAAACAATTCAACACAGGTCCAGGTAACTTACCTGGGCGGACCCACCGTCATTATTGAAATAGGTGGACTAAGACTCATGACAGACCCAACACTCGATCCTGTAGGTACAAAGTTTGTGCTGAGCGAAAAAAGCACCGAGGAGAAACTTGCGGGTCCGGCAGCTTTTCCTGAGCAACCCATCGACATCGTTCTGCTGAGTCACGATCAGCATTTTGATAATCTTGACGGAAAGGGAAGAGCATTCCTAAAAGAGGCAAAGCTCACCATAACGACAAAGGCCGGGGCAGGACGACTGAAAGATACCGGTGTAAGCAGCCTGGGGCTTGATCCCCGCGAGTATCGTACCTATGACGCGCCAAACGGCGATCGCATAAAAATAACGGCTACACCTGCACGACATGGCCCCGCAGGCATCACTAAAATGACCGGAGACGTGATCGGTTTTCATATTGCGGTAAGTGGCAGTCAGGCATTTGAGCTGTATGTAACCGGCGATACTGTATACTACAACGAAATCGAAAAGCTTGGTGAACGTATTGACCCGCGGTACATATTCGTATTCGCCGGAGCAGCGCGCCCACGTGGACCTTTTAATTTAACCATGGGCACTAATGACGTGATCGACACTGCTCATGCCTTTCCTAATGCAACGCTCATTCCTTTGCATTCAGAAGGCTGGTCACATTACACTGAGAACAACAACAATCTCCTGGAGGCCTTTAGCATACTTGGCATTGCAGACCGGTTGCAGATCCTGGAACCAGGCGTGGTTACAGCACTTTCCCCGGACTGA